A window of the Nitrosopumilus ureiphilus genome harbors these coding sequences:
- a CDS encoding methane monooxygenase/ammonia monooxygenase subunit C, producing the protein MAQMPALIPKEVEIQRLKKLWLIIIAMGSTAASVEVDNFVDGSLHQTSIRDSAFTPAHWWLYSHFITLPLGWGAAAIYDRKVPVLRGPNNSMNTGLKMTILGYLATMFTIGVNEMWHFWFVEEIFAVPNHWMFNMGVVVAFIGALAYVVRVYARLVELGAETPGENPYVAEMYKMALEGKLYSRSIP; encoded by the coding sequence ATGGCTCAGATGCCCGCATTAATCCCAAAAGAAGTTGAGATTCAGAGACTAAAGAAACTTTGGCTCATCATTATTGCTATGGGATCCACTGCAGCATCAGTCGAAGTAGACAACTTCGTTGATGGTTCTCTACATCAGACTTCTATCAGAGATAGTGCTTTCACACCAGCACACTGGTGGTTGTATTCCCACTTCATCACATTACCACTTGGATGGGGAGCAGCAGCAATCTATGATAGAAAAGTTCCAGTTCTTAGAGGCCCAAATAATTCAATGAACACTGGATTGAAGATGACCATTCTTGGTTACCTTGCAACTATGTTTACAATTGGGGTCAATGAGATGTGGCACTTCTGGTTTGTAGAAGAAATATTTGCGGTTCCAAACCACTGGATGTTTAACATGGGCGTAGTAGTTGCATTTATTGGTGCACTTGCATACGTAGTCAGAGTATATGCTAGACTCGTAGAATTAGGTGCAGAAACTCCAGGAGAGAACCCATATGTTGCAGAGATGTACAAGATGGCCTTAGAAGGCAAATTGTACAGCAGATCAATTCCATAG
- a CDS encoding thrombospondin type 3 repeat-containing protein translates to MATYFINKKMRLLLVLLGISLSVSFLTWSEIVSFADSDKDGVMDSIDNCPVNSNLEQTDFDFDKLGDECDTDDDNDGVSDLLDQFDTDPLDWADFDFDGLGSFKDTDDDNDGILDDEDTIPITISEKLTRQYMTEIESCFVDDGTIRLLCYGNFFDSLVDRDANNDDPLELALSLSKIGVIDDCHFISHVIGHAIFDKTSKISQNFDFNGSLCRGGYYHGVMGAFFHNLKDKNEPIPDNLTLICNDLIGTSNYLDCMHGVGHGLVNYYPVDLELAIDQCHQMSYFQYYACASGAMMEYTDNRLTEFGETKENLSNMCLESILNNFDFQMCSRNIGISLAFHNNHDFEKSSKSCQMIENEQSRDLCLVQLKEEISKYNMDKQIVIPEKDQEKFQPQWIKQGDKKWIVDFISLAIISDFEYLEDTKTMTFSFDRPEVIGIYVWDELLSEKFVVTINGIEENVIIQHDGLEPITTIRLSPTTSGTALISPLP, encoded by the coding sequence ATGGCAACATATTTTATTAATAAAAAAATGAGACTTTTGCTTGTTTTATTAGGAATTAGTTTGAGTGTATCTTTTTTGACATGGTCTGAAATAGTTTCTTTTGCAGATTCTGACAAAGATGGTGTAATGGATTCTATTGATAATTGTCCTGTAAACTCAAATCTGGAACAGACCGACTTTGACTTTGATAAACTAGGGGATGAATGCGATACTGATGATGATAATGATGGGGTATCTGATCTACTTGATCAATTCGACACGGATCCACTAGATTGGGCTGATTTTGACTTTGATGGTTTGGGTTCTTTCAAAGACACTGATGATGATAATGATGGGATTTTAGATGACGAAGATACTATACCAATTACAATATCTGAAAAACTGACGCGACAATACATGACAGAAATTGAGAGTTGTTTTGTAGATGATGGAACTATTCGACTTCTGTGTTATGGGAATTTCTTTGATTCTTTAGTAGATCGTGATGCAAATAATGACGATCCTTTGGAGTTGGCATTGAGTCTTTCCAAAATTGGTGTTATCGATGACTGTCATTTTATATCTCATGTGATAGGACATGCGATTTTTGATAAAACTTCAAAAATTTCTCAAAATTTTGATTTTAACGGTTCATTATGTAGAGGAGGATATTATCATGGAGTTATGGGGGCATTTTTTCACAATCTCAAAGATAAGAATGAACCAATCCCTGATAATCTAACATTGATTTGCAACGATCTGATAGGAACATCAAATTACCTTGATTGTATGCACGGGGTAGGTCACGGATTAGTAAATTACTATCCTGTAGATTTAGAATTAGCAATTGATCAGTGTCATCAAATGTCTTATTTCCAATATTATGCATGTGCTTCTGGAGCAATGATGGAGTACACTGACAATAGATTAACTGAATTTGGGGAAACAAAAGAAAATCTTTCCAATATGTGTTTAGAATCAATCTTGAACAATTTTGATTTTCAAATGTGTAGTAGAAATATAGGGATAAGTTTAGCATTTCACAATAATCATGATTTTGAAAAATCATCAAAATCATGTCAAATGATAGAAAATGAACAAAGCCGAGATCTTTGCCTTGTACAATTAAAAGAAGAAATTTCAAAATACAACATGGACAAACAAATAGTGATTCCTGAAAAAGACCAGGAAAAATTCCAACCTCAATGGATTAAACAAGGGGATAAAAAATGGATAGTTGACTTTATCTCTTTAGCCATAATTTCTGACTTTGAATATCTTGAAGATACAAAGACAATGACATTTTCTTTTGATAGACCAGAGGTAATTGGAATTTATGTCTGGGACGAATTATTATCAGAAAAATTTGTAGTGACAATTAATGGAATCGAAGAAAATGTAATAATTCAACATGATGGGTTAGAACCAATAACCACCATTAGATTGTCTCCAACCACGTCCGGAACAGCATTAATTTCTCCTTTACCGTAG